AATATTACAGATTGTCCTGATTTGGCCTGGAATACAATCTGCCACCAGTTATGGAGTCTTTGCTAGGAAGGTAGGAAGAATCCCTAATCATTCCTGAAAATGCATAATCCAAAGCTGGCCGAAAAGGCAGTGCTGGTACCAACCCCGGAGTTAGGTAAGGAGACATAAAACCAGATAGCCCTCTTCCTGGAGAGGAATATGCCAGCCGTAACGGATTGATACCTAGTCTGGGGTTTAAGCTGTAGAGATGTGAATCACCTCCATAAGAGGCAGACGTAGtctgaagaggagagaaagctGATTTATTCCCTAGAGTTCCAAAACCAATTCCACCTAAACTAAAATTTGAAGCTCTCTGAAAAGCTGTATTTGCCAATTCTCCTGAGCTTGCTAGGTCCCTGGTGTCTGGTCTGTGCTCCTTCCCATTTAGGACCTGTTCAATGGCTTGGACCACATCCCCTTTGCAGAACCGCAGAATGCCTTCTAGTCGGCTACGCCTATAACTTGGGAAAATCCTGGTAAGGATATCAAGAGGGTCTCTTGGTCTTGAGGACAGTGTGGGAAGGCTGGCTCTGGTAGCAGTGAAGTCTTTGGCCCACTCACTTTCATTTCCTGATTCCAAATCAGATGATGACAGGGACCTGggactctcttcccctcctgatAACTCCCCAGGGTGAGGAGGCTGAATGCTATCATCCTTGATTGAGTTTTCTGAAATAGACCGCctgatgttttgttttccaatgaCACCATTAGGCTTAGGAGAGGATCCCAGAGTACGCTGATGGGATTTGGAGACTGGCTCTTCTTGTCCACTCTGGCATGATTCGTATTTACTCTCTTTTAGttctgggggagagaaaaaaaaaaaaaaaaaaggaatcaaataaaggaaaatttcccCAAAAATAGTACTACCTACTCAAAAATAATGCTGGATAAGATAATTCATTTACTCATAGCATAttagtaatatttatttactgcaagaaattttaatgaacaagaagtttaaaaagtcattcaGAAATGCAGTTATTGGAACAATGGGAAAATGCTATTTATTATGTCATTTCAGGGtcacaaaattatatattcaaatgcTGTAGTTAATTTAGGGAGCAGAAGATAAAAGTCTATTATTACCCCCAACTATTAGCATAAGATCAATATCTCACAGTATTTGCACTACTTGGTGATTGTCACCCAAATTTCATTGTTATCCCAGTGAGctattttttcaaaatgacactatgcaaaaaagaactaaataaaatgattgtttagataagaaaacaaaggaaagaacaatCTCACTATGACAATGAATATTTAATACCTAATACtaaatttcaataatatttttttaatgctcacaTTTCAGGTTTCAATTAAGTTACCCGAATAatgtgaaaaacaacaaaattcttcATTTCACTTCAAATCTAAACCAATAATGAGCACTGCTGTACCAATCTGAAATCATACCAGAGTGcacgtattttattttataggagaGATAATAGACACCTGGTATTTTTTAATGCTCTGAAATGTGGACTTTCTTTTTCAATccctaggaaatatttttttaagtgtacagtcaaattgtttctaaatttttgtaagtttatttatttttgagagagataaagaccaagtgcgagcgagggaggggaagagagagagggagacaaagaatctgaaccaggctccaggctctgagccatcagcacagagcccgacacggggctcgaactcacgaaccgtgagatcatgacctgagccaaagtcggacgctcaacctactgagccacccaggtgcccccaatcaaattgtttctaaaagaaaattataaactgcACTATTGCACTATTGTAATCTGTACATATCTTCAAAGTGTCAATATATTAGTTATTTGCTTCAAATCACAACTCCCTTCCAACATTAAGgtaagttttctaaaaatatttttatacaaaaatcTGATTTTATGCCTCAACATGTTGaacatattaatattaataacagtAATATTTTAATGCCCTTTTATATAGCTTATgccaggaaaataataataatgtatacaTTCACTAAACAACTTTTAATTTGGTTTACATTTCCTCTTATCTTATACTTGATCTCTATTTCCATTAGAAAGAGTAAACTGTCAAGTGGGGTACTCAGAGTCTATGACTCACTAAATATGCCCTCCGAACATGTAAGGTGTCAAAATTTCATATCTACAGCAATTTAtgcacaaaataatttttgttagtATGCTGCCCTCACAGAGtacaaaataatgtaataaaatactgATTGCATTAAGACTATCCAGAAAATAAGATATCTTTAAGATATGTGATACCATTTACATCATCTCTCTGTTCTCTCAACTCCTATACCTGGTTTTACCTCTTTACTTTTATCATTGTATAGTTTGTCTTGTATTGTAGGTTTGGGGTATATATAGTCTTCCTTCTTTTGTATGTAAGTTTTTTGTGTGTAGGAAAATCTTATTCACCTCTGAATCACTCATTGGTTTTTGTCTAATGagtaaattaaatagaatattgCAGTTTATGGATATTGGATAACATGAGGCAGTTTAGAATGGCTTATAGGGATGGCTTTTCAAAAGAGGAGGTCAACTgaggcaaagaataaaataaaatacttgaccCTAGAAAACAGAACACTTTGCTCTCTCACccccaaaaaacatataaatcaatgtcTAGCAGAGATTTAGCAGCCAGATATCATTGTTCATTTAGTTTACagaattttaacttttactttttttatagcAGTTACTATGTGTTTAATGAGTTTGCTTTTGGCACTCTTTGATTTTTCATAAGAAATAGTCTATTTAGTCCACTGAAATAAACTAGAATATGGGCAAAACACTGGCATAGGTGAACACAAAATCAAATATGCCATATTTAAATACAGAGATAGTCTTTTTCAAAAGTACATCCTGTGATCCAAGATCTGCAATATTCACAATTCAAGGAAGTTTTCCAATTAACAATTTACTTTTCATTATCACAGAATTTCATATGACACAACTTGTCttgaatatatacaaaaatactgaaatgaCATTTTCACTGCTTAATGTTAGGGCTGGGAAATTCACTAAAATACAGTGAGATTTACATCAGCAGGAAAACTTtaactctaatttaaaaaatacagatatctTTTTTTACCTAATGCAGAGGATGTAGGTGTTTTGCAGtcaataaataagagaaaaaattaaaactccttGGAAAAGAAATTCCTAATATTGGACTTCTCCCTAATGGTTTCCCAAATCTGGGAAACTTAAATTTCTCTCCTGTAGGAAAGAGTTGAAACTTCAAATATTACAGCTAGAATTTCTACACTTTTGGAGGCTGACAAACAGTTGGAGGAggtgattaaaatttttaaggtaaGGGAAGAAGGTTAAAAGGGGTTTGGTAGATTTCTCTACTTCTAGCTGGCACCAAAGCTTTGCCCCAGAGATGAGGAACTGTATTCCCAACAATCAGTGAATTTCCCAGCACCACTGGAAGATTAACTCTGGTTTTAAAACTGAAAGGAGTATAGAGCACTACGCTTTCACCCCATGCCCGCTTAAAGTTCTAACTCACGCAAAGTTAAGAGCAAAACTTGGGTGCAAACTCCATTCCCAGCTGTTCATCTAATCACTCACGCTTCCCTTTTACAGGATCTTCTCCTATCTGCTAAGAGTACAAAACGCCCTTCCAAGGTGATGCGTCTCTAGCACCCTCGTTAACGTTTGTATTACAGTGCAGTTTCCGAGAACTTAAATGAATGCTTCTTTTAAACAACTTTTCTCGCCCACCACGGAGGCATGGCTACTTCTTTCCAAGCGCTTTTCTCCAAAACAACCATTTTTCTTTGCAAAGAGTAGATGGAAAGACCAACTCACCTTGGTTTTCCTCCATATCATCTGGCTGGACAACTTGGAAAGCAGGGGTCGCCAGATCAGTGTGTCTCGGGGCACCCAGTCCCAGCGTCGTCACCGCCACACGGCCGCTCGAGGCCTGGGAATTCTCCGTTCGGCTACCGCCTCCGGGTGTCCGACCCCCGGGCCCGCAGGGCCCCGGGTACAGGAACCTCTGCAGCCCCCGGGCCTCGCTCTCCTCCTGGGCCTGCTGCCGGCGCAGCGCCACCTGGGCTGCCATGACGCGCTGGCGCTCGGCTATCAGGGTGCACTTGGCACACGCGCAGTCCCGCCAGCGGCAGAAGCGTTTGTGGCCCTTGAGTGCCGACACGACGCCGTGGTTGCGACAACGGGCGCACTTGGGTGTCCGCGGATAGCCGCAGCCCACGGCGCCCACCCCTCTCTCCAGTCCGGGAGCCGGCGCGCAGCCCCCGCTTCCCGCGGCGGCTGCGGCTGCCCGCAGAAAGAGGCTGGGCGGCCGCAGGAAAGTTGGAGGAACCGGTATCCCCGGGGGCACTGGCAACACCGGAGacgggggcggaggggcggccgcCACCAGCCCCGGGGCCAGGTGGGGTCGGCCGCTGCCGCTGCGGTCTCTGCTGCCACACTGTGACTGCTCCATTCTTGAGAAGTGCCTGGCGAGCAAAGTGCGCCGTCCACAGCCAACCCTGCCCGGCAGCGGGGTGCGGCAGGACCGGCCGCGGTCCCGCTGCCTCCCACCCACACACGGGCAAAGTTTGACGCAACTCCGGCCCGGGGCTGGGGACGCTAAGAGGCGCAGATGCCCAGTAAGCCTCTTAAGAGTCCCGGGGCGCTAAGTTAATGCCCCTGTGCTCCGCGCGCCCTCTGCGCGGGAGAAAGCAGGGCGGGAGACGCTTCCCCGCCCACCAGGTCTCCAGGCCGAGCGCTGAAGCCCTGGGAGGGAGGGCCGGGCGGAGAGTGGGGGCTGCCTGGGAGGAGGGACAGTGGGCGACGCAAGAAACTGTCCCGAAGGGCTGCAAAGGTGCCTTCCCCAGAGGAGCCCTTTTCTCCCACTTGCCTCCCCACCAATTGCTCAGCGTAGATTTTTATGACACCACCTTCCAGCCCTCTGCCAtgcctctttctgcccttcttaaATTTAAGCAAGGTTGAAGTTCTTTCCTCAGTCCCACGCTTCTCCAAAGCAAGTTTGAGGATGTGGATGTGgacttgtcttttcttttcctttccaggtGAAGTTTTCAGGATAGTAGTATGGCCAATGTTAGGGAGAAAACAGAGCTTGACAGATGGCAAATATTACCCACCTGAAAGAtgccttattttaatttttttagtgttgttttgttttgtttttgtttttttgagagacagacagacagagcacaagcaggggaggggcagagagggagggagacatagaatctaaaacaggttccaggctctgagtggtcagcacagaaccgatgcagggcttgaacccataaaccgtgagatcatcacccgagcggaagtccgatgcttaacccactgcgccacccaggtgccccaaagatgcCTTATTTTAAACGGGTCTTACTtaggactgcatcaaaataatgCATAAATAATGAAGGGAATCCATTCCCTTCATTCCCATTCCCACATTCGGAttcttctcattcattttatttacaaatgcaAATCTGGATTACTCGTGTTACAGGTGCTGCTGCCCAAAGAAGTCTGCATTTCTTATGTGGAACTCATTAAAGGCAGCAACTGTGTTAAAGCCGCTTCAAAAATACTTCACATTTCTATTGTAAAGTATGGGGAAAGGTCATTTAGCATTTAAATATGCTATCATAATAAGGActcttaaaatatgcatttattaaatGCAGGAAAAGATCATACTGCTTTTAAACTGaaagagcatctgaagcagaACATTCATGAGTGTTTGTTCTTAATGGAAAGGAGAGTCAGGGCTCTGTCAGTTCTTCAAAATAATATTCAGCTACCTTGACAGGCAATTCATACTCTAGCCCTAAGATGGCAAGTAACAATGACATTTTTAGCATCACAACCACTGACATCCAGGGCAGACACTGCTAATCAATCTGGGCTTTCTCCTGCCTGCCCACTTaataccatcaccaccatcaacatCCTCCCATATTAATATCCTAACATTCTATCACAGAGATTTTCCACCCTTCCTAAGCACTGGAACTACCTAGGTAACTTTTAAAAGATATAGATGCTCCAATCCAAATATTCTGATTCTTTTGGCCTGAGTGTTCTAAACTCTAGAGGCGATGATTATATACAACCAAGGCTTAAAACTACCACTCTAAGAATTTCTAACCTTGCAGATTCTATACTCCTCAAATTTTCTCATAATCCTAGATCTTTGCTCAAGCCACTCCTATCTAATAGCTAGTTATTCCCTAACTATGGAACTCATATCCAACATTAGAGAAATGAGTTTTTAGTGCTACATGGGTCATTAAAATTCCCTTTTCCTATTATTTGTAGGACTTGGGTACATAAAGGAAAAGGATCAGCTTGGTGTAAGTACGTCTTTAGAATCTTTAAAGACTTGTTAATTAtgctttttaacaaaaaaaatttaagagccTCAGCAAGTACCAGTGTTTACCTGAAATCTAAcactatttttctgtttatttgatTATCAAAGTTACCTTCCAATCATGGCAAGTGATATTGGTTTTCATCCAAGgaagtgaaaacaatttttaagtaaatgtatttaaataaaatgcatttatttaaatgataaataatcaGTGTGTGAAAGactgaaaattaataaactttggtgtcaaaaattaaagacctaaataaatggagagatctACCACGTCCATGGGgcagaagactcaatattgttaagaagACAATTCTACCTAAATTATCTATAGATCAATTCGATTTCAGTTAAAATTCCGCAGactttttttggtagaaattgtcAAACGCATTCTAAAATCCgcatggaaatgcaaaagaaggacctagaatagccacGGATAAAGTTGCAAGACTAAAAATAcctttttcaaaacttattacgAAGTTACAGTAGTCAAAACAGTGTGTAGTTACACACAAGGTACAAAGACAATCTGGTGGATGGAAAACAGATTGTTTTCTCCAAACAAATTTTGCTGAAACGATTGGACATCCATATGCAGCTGGAAAGAGGTTGTACAGGGACAGTGAAAGATGAGTAGGAGGGACTACAAGGGATCaaaggaaacttttggagatgacgaatacatttaattattttaattgtgaTAATGATTTTGTGTGTATACGTATGTCAAAATTTACCAAACTGTGTACATTATATATTTGCAGTTTATTATTTGGCAGTTATACTATGATAAGGTcgttatcaaaaaaaaaaccccgttacctctggggaaaaaaaggcatagaaTAATGTGAAAGTATTTTGAACAAAGATAATCCTAAACTTAGCACCCAAAGCCAGAGCAATGATTTTAAACACTTGTATTTCTTCTTAAACACACTGGAAAACTTGAATCTCTCCCCTTAACAGTATgacacattctctctttttctcaaattatgtatacttttttttctttttactctcacAGCAATTGAGTACTGTGACTGTTCCCATAAGTCACTGAGAAGATGTTAACAGCTGCAATTTAACAGTGGCAAGTTTCATCAAATGAAAAGGTGATaagaagaaacatgtttttaattaaactgtGTCCGAGTATCACAAATATGTCATGtacaaattttttcaaaataaagtaagaaaggaaaaaaaaaaaaaaaaaaacagaccggTCTGATAAATGGGAAATGTAAGGCAtatcagaaggaagaaagggaataaatAGAATCTCTCCCAAGTTCAAAGACATTAATGTAcctttttaaatgattcatttcTACTTGAATTCCTCGTCCACCCTAAACGCTTACAGTTAACTGCCATGTTTTGTTGGTTCCCAGAACCAACCAATCAGCACAGAGGAGTTGGAAGTGTGAAGCAGCAA
This DNA window, taken from Acinonyx jubatus isolate Ajub_Pintada_27869175 chromosome D4, VMU_Ajub_asm_v1.0, whole genome shotgun sequence, encodes the following:
- the DMRTA1 gene encoding doublesex- and mab-3-related transcription factor A1 — its product is MEQSQCGSRDRSGSGRPHLAPGLVAAAPPPPSPVLPVPPGIPVPPTFLRPPSLFLRAAAAAAGSGGCAPAPGLERGVGAVGCGYPRTPKCARCRNHGVVSALKGHKRFCRWRDCACAKCTLIAERQRVMAAQVALRRQQAQEESEARGLQRFLYPGPCGPGGRTPGGGSRTENSQASSGRVAVTTLGLGAPRHTDLATPAFQVVQPDDMEENQELKESKYESCQSGQEEPVSKSHQRTLGSSPKPNGVIGKQNIRRSISENSIKDDSIQPPHPGELSGGEESPRSLSSSDLESGNESEWAKDFTATRASLPTLSSRPRDPLDILTRIFPSYRRSRLEGILRFCKGDVVQAIEQVLNGKEHRPDTRDLASSGELANTAFQRASNFSLGGIGFGTLGNKSAFSPLQTTSASYGGDSHLYSLNPRLGINPLRLAYSSPGRGLSGFMSPYLTPGLVPALPFRPALDYAFSGMIRDSSYLPSKDSITGGRLYSRPNQDNL